In Excalfactoria chinensis isolate bCotChi1 chromosome 20, bCotChi1.hap2, whole genome shotgun sequence, a genomic segment contains:
- the PARK7 gene encoding Parkinson disease protein 7 codes for MASKRALVILAKGAEEMETVIPTDVMRRAGIKVTVAGLTGKEPVQCSRDVLICPDASLEDARKEGPYDVIVLPGGNLGAQNLSESAAVKDILKDQESRKGLIAAICAGPTALLAHGIGFGSKVTTHPLAKEKMMNGAHYSYSESRVEKDGNILTSRGPGTSFEFGLAIVETLMGKEVAEQVKAPLILKD; via the exons ATGGCCTCGAAAAGAGCATTGGTGATTCTGGCCAAAGGGGCAGAGGAAATGGAAACTGTCATCCCCACTGATGTTATGAGAAGAGCTGGG ATCAAGGTGACTGTTGCAGGCCTAACTGGGAAAGAACCGGTGCAGTGCAGTCGAGATGTCCTCATTTGTCCTGATGCCAGTTTAGAGGATGCCAGAAAAGAG GGACCTTACGATGTCATTGTCCTGCCTGGAGGTAACCTTGGAGCTCAGAACTTGTCAGAG TCTGCTGCTGTTAAAGACATTTTGAAGgatcaggaaagcagaaaaggcCTGATTGCTGCTATATGTGCAG GTCCTACTGCCCTTCTGGCACATGGGATAGGATTTGGAAGCAAAGTCACAACACATCCTTTGGCCAAAGAGAAGATGATGAATGGAG CTCACTACTCCTACTCCGAGAGCCGTGTGGAGAAAGATGGGAACATCCTCACCAGCCGTGGCCCTGGTACCAGCTTTGAGTTTGGGTTGGCCATTGTTGAAACACTGATGGGGAAGGAAGTGGCTGAACAAGTGAAGGCACCCTTAATATTGAAAgactga